The genomic region TTAAAGAGTGGACTATAGAAGCAAACCCCAAAACAATATCACTAGAAAAGTTAAATGCCTATAAACAGATAGGTATTAATAGAATCAGCTTAGGGGTTCAAAGCCTACAGCAAGGCCTTTTAGACTTAATTTCAAGGAAACATACCCCTGCCGAAGCAATTAAAGCTATACAGCTAGCCCAAGGTGTAGGATTTGAAAATATTTCAGTGGATTTACTCTACGGGTTGCCCAATCAAACCACTGCAAATATTTTAGACGACATAAAAAGGTTAGTAAATGAAGAGGTAAAGCATATATCTTTTTATGGCCTACAGCTAGAAGAAGGCACTCCCTTACATGAAAGGGTAAATAGTGGAAGAATTACTCTGCCCAAAGAGGAAGATATCAAAAAGCAGTATTTGCAAGCTGTGGACTTATTAACAAACTACGGCTATAAGCAATATGAAATATCAAATTTTAGCAAACCTAACTTTAAAAGCTTACACAACCTAGGGTATTGGAATAGAGGTAATTACCTTGGTTTAGGAGTAGCAAGTCACTCAAAAATAGCTAAAAAACGTTTTTATAACACAAATAGCCTTAATGAATACCTCAGCACCCTAGAAGGTAATAAGTTGCCAATAAAGGAAAGTCAGGTCCTAAAAAAGAGTGAAGAAAAACTTGAACAGGTGATGCTTAAGTTGCGGACTGATATGGGGATCCCTCTAAAGCAGTTTACTAACTGCCCAAAGTTTTCCCTTTATCATGACAACCTTATCTCTAACAGTCTTGCAGTTAATGAAAAGGGTACGCTCAAACTTACTGCTAATGGATACCTGCTTTCTAATAAAATAATTGCAGATTTGTGGAATTTTATTGAATAATGTAGGAAAAATATTCTGCCAAACACGTTGACTTTTTTGGCTAAAAATGATATTTTATGTATAGTTAGCACTCAAGCTTATAGAGTGCTAACAAGAAAGATGGGGGTTGATTATATGGTGGATTTAGGTGCTAGAAAACGGGAAATTCTAAAAGCTATTGTGCTAGACTACATTAACACAGCTGAACCTATAGGCTCTCGCACGCTGGCTAAAAGACACCAAATCGGATTTAGTCCAGCTACCATACGGAACGAAATGGCAGACCTAGAAGAGTTAGGATTTTTAGTTCAACCGCATACTTCCTCTGGTCGAATCCCCAGCCAACTTGGATATAGAATTTTTGTAGATGATTTAATGGAGAGGGATAGGTTAAAGCGAGAGGAAGCACATAAACTTAAGACTATGTACTCAAAAAAGTTAAGTGATCTAAATCTTTTAATTGAGCATACTGCCACAACCTTATCAAAAATTACAAACTACACATCTGTAGTTGTAAGTACAGAACGACCAGGACTAGAGATAAAGCACTTAGATTATGTTCAATTATCCGACCGAGAGGGCTTGATTCTTTTTGTGACAGAAAATGGCTCCGTAGAGCATAAGAAAATTCGTTTTAGTGCACCTTTTAAAAGTGAAGAAATAGAAATCATTTTACAAGTTTTAAGATCTAAGTTAGTCGGAAATAAGCTTACCAAAAGTGTGGCTCAATTAGTTTCCGAAATACAAAATGAATTTTATAACTTCAGCCCTATATTGTTAGAGTTTACCGAAAGCATCCTATCTTCGCTTTTTAAGACTCAAAACACCAAAGTTGCAACTGGTGGAACCTCCAACTTTTTGTCTCAGCCAGAGTTTAATGACATAAACAAAATCAGAAGTTTGCTGAGTATATTAGAACAAAATAGTATTTTGTTAGATTTACTAGAGCAAAACTCACAAGAAGAGGGAGTAAATGTAAAAATTGGAAACGAATTAATAGTAAGCCAGTTCCACGATTGCTCTTTAGTGTCAACAACATTTAATATTGACGGAATATCAACCGGCAAAATAGGAGTTATAGGGCCACAGCGCATGGACTATGGTAAAGTGATGAAGGTATTAGAATATATCTCCAGTAACTTTGACCAACTGATTGAATAATAAAGGGGTGGAAGACTTGGCAAAAGAGAATAAAGAGGAAATAAAAGAAGAAAATCAGCAAGAGCAAAAAGAAGAGCATGCAGAGAATGAAAAGCCAGAAAATAGTGATGAAAATCAAAATCAAACTAAGCAAGAATATCAAGCTGAGATTCAGTCCTTAAAAAATGATCTAAAAAGAGAAGAAGAGAAAAACGAACAGATCTTAGGGCAGCTTGCTAGATTGCAGGCTGATTTTGATAACTTTAGAAAAAGAACCACAAAAGAGAAAAGCGACATAATAAAAAGCGCAAATTCCGATTTAATTTTAAAGCTACTACCTGTACTAGATAATTTTGAATTGGCACTACAAAACCAGCAAGAAGATGGTTTTCGTAAAGGTGTAGAAATGATTCTAAGACAGCTTGTTGATACACTAGAAAAAGAGGGACTACAAGAAATAGATGCCCTTAACAAGCCCTTTGACCCTACCTTACATGAGGCGGTAATGCAGGAAGATAATGATACCGTCGAAGAAAACACTGTAATAGAGGTTATGCGAAAGGGTTACTTACTTAACGATAAACTGCTTCGACCATCAATGGTCAAAGTATCTAAATAATTACAACGAAAACTTAGGAGGTAAAAGATATGGGAAAAGTAATTGGAATTGATTTAGGAACAACAAACTCAGTAATTTCCGTTATGGAAGGTGGAGAACCAACAGTTATTGCAAATGCTGAAGGTAGCAGAACAACACCATCAGTAGTAGGATTTACCAAAGATGGCGAAAGGTTAGTAGGTCAAACTGCTAAAAACCAAGCCATTACTAACCCAAATACAGTTGCGTCTGTAAAAAGGCATATGGGTACTAACCATAAAGAAAAAGTTGGTGATAAGGAATACACACCACAGGAAATATCAGCTTTTACTTTGCAAAAACTAAAAGCCGATGCTGAAAGCTACTTAGGTGATAAAGTGTCTCAGGCAGTAATTACAGTGCCTGCATACTTTAGTGATAGCCAACGTCAGGCGACAAAAGATGCTGGAAAAATTGCTGGCCTAGAAGTACTTAGAATAATCAACGAGCCTACAGCTGCAGCGCTAGCGTATGGTTTAGATAAAGCTGAAGAAGATCAAACAGTATTAGTTTTTGACTTAGGTGGAGGAACATTTGATGTAAGTGTACTTGAGCTAGGCGAAAACGTTGTAGAAGTTAGAGCAACAAGCGGAAACAATCGTTTAGGTGGCGATGACTTTGACGAAAGAGTTGTTGAGTATTTAACAGCTGAATTTAAAAAACAAACTGGGATTGACCTAAGCAAGGATAAAACAGCAGTGCAAAGACTGAAAGATGCTGCAGAAAAAGCTAAAATTGAGCTTTCAAATGTTGTAAACACTAACGTTAATCTGCCATTTATTTCGGCTAATGAAAATGGCCCACAACATTTAGATATCAGCCTAACCAGGGCTAAGTTTAATGAACTTACTGCTGACCTGGTGGAAAAAACCATGAAACCAACAGAAAGAGCTCTTAAAGATTCAGGGTTTTCAGCTTCTGAAATAGATAAAGTTATCCTAGTAGGTGGTTCAACTAGAATTCCAGCCGTACAAGAAGCTATCAGCAAAAAGCTTGGCAAAGAGCCTAGCAAAGGAGTAAATCCTGACGAAGTTGTAGCTATGGGGGCTGCTATTCAAGCGGGAGTTTTAGCAGGTGATGTTAAAGATGTACTGCTGCTAGATGTTACACCTCTATCTTTGGGAATTGAGACTTTAGGTGGCGTATTTACCAAGCTGATTGAAAGAAACACCACAATCCCTACATCTAAGAGTCAAGTGTTCTCAACTGCTGCTGACAACCAACCATCTGTTGACATCCATGTCCTGCAAGGTGAACGTGAAATGGCTCAATACAATAAAACTCTAGGAAGATTCACCTTAGATGGTATTCCACCAGCGCCAAGAGGAGTACCTCAAATTGAGGTAACATTCGACATTGACGCTAACGGTATTGTAAACGTGTCTGCTAAAGATAAAGGAACCAATAAAGAACAAAAAATTACAATCCAGTCTTCAAGCGGTATCGATGATGAAGAAATAGATCGCATGGTAAAAGAGGCAGAAGAATATGCTGAGGAAGATCAAAAGCGTAAAGAGCAAGTAGAGATTAGAAATAATGCCGACAACTTAGTATATACTACTGAAAAAACCCTAAAAGACCTAGGTGATAAAGTTGAAAACGAGCAGAAAGAGTCCATTGAAAAGCTAGTGGAAGATGTAAAAGAGGCTCTAAAAGGCGAAGATACTGACAAGATAAAAGAAGCTTCTGACAAACTATCAGAAGAACTTCATAAAATATCTTCAAAAATTTATGAGCAGCAAGCTGCTGAACAACAAGCTCAACAAGGCGGCGAACAAACCCAGCAGCAAGATGAAGATGTTGTTGACGCTGACTTTACAGAAGTAGACGACGAAGATAAGTAATAAAAACAGAAAGTCAAAGCTATAGCTTTGACTTTCTGTCCTAACTATGTTATTTTTTCTTAGAGGTTTAAGTTAATAGAGGTGAGCATATTGAATAAAAGAGACTATTATGAGGTTTTAGGGGTAGATAAAAATGCTAGCGAACAAGAGGTTAAAAAAGCCTATAGAAAGTTAGCTAGAAAATACCACCCTGATGTTAACCCTGGAAATAAAGAAGCAGAGACAAAATTTAAGGAAGCTAAAGAAGCTTATGAGGTGCTAAGTAATCCTCAAAAGCGTCAACAATACGACCAATTCGGTCATGCTGACTTTGATGGTGGTTTTGGTGGTGCAGGTGGTCAAGGCTTTGGCGGTCAGGGCTTTGGGGGATTTGAAGACATCTTTGACTCTTTTTTTGGGGGCGGATTTGGAGGGCGAACTGCTCGAAGAACCGGCCCGACCCGAGGAAATGATTTGCGCTATGATATGAATATAACCTTTGAAGAAGCAGCCTTCGGAGTAGAAAAGAATATTGAAGTCGAAAAAATGGAACGTTGCGATAAATGTAGAGGCACAGGGGCCAAATCAGAAGATTCTATTAAGCACTGTTCTACTTGTAATGGAAGTGGAGAAGTTAGAAGAACACAAAACACCCCCCTTGGCCAGTTTGTAAGCTCCAGTCCTTGTCCTACATGTGGGGGAGAAGGTACTCAAATAAAAGATCCTTGTACAGAGTGTAACGGTCAAGGTAAATATCGCAAAAGAAAAACTATAAATGTTAACATACCTGCAGGAGTTGATCACGGATCTAGGCTACGTGTCAGCGGCGAAGGAGAGCCAGGCAACAAAGGTGGACCATCAGGAGACCTTTATGTATACTTAGGTGTTAAGCCTCATCCTAAGTTTAAACGCCGAGATAACCAAGTGCTTAGCGAAGAAACAATTAGCTATGTTCAAGGAGCGTTAGGAGTGGAAATAGAGGTTGACACACTAGATGGCAAAGGTAAATTAAAAGTACCTGCAGGAACACAAAGCGGTACTGTGTTTAAGTTGAAGAATAAAGGAATACCATACCTTCGCGGAAGTGGTCGTGGTGACCATCATGTAAAGGTTAAGGTGACTATACCTAAAAAAGTAAGTAAAGAAGAGCGCGATCTGTTACAGCAACTTGCAGAGCTTCGTGGAGAAAAAATTGATGAAACAGATAAAGGTTTTATCAGTAGAGTGAAAGACGCTTTCAAATAAAGGAGTGTTTTGGTAGTGGAGTGGTTAGAGGTTAAAATAGTAACTGATACAGAAGAATTAGAAGTTTTAAATAACTATATTCATGAGCTGGGGATAGGGGGAGTTGTGATAGAAGATCCTTCTACCATTGAAAGTTATATTGAAGATAACAAGTGGGATGCGTATAGTGAACAGCTACTAGATTTAAGTGAAAACATAGTTGTTAAGTGTTACCTTCCAATGGATAACCAAGTTTTCGATACATTATCTGCAATTAAAACCTTTGTACAATTGCACTGCGAAAAAACTGATGAAAGCAAAGTGACCACTTCACAACTATCAGAAAGTGATTGGGAAAATCACTGGAAACAGTATTTTAAGCCTGTGGAAGTTGCTCCTAATTTAATTATAAAGCCTCCGTGGGAAAGTTATGAACCCAAGTCAAAAGCTGTTGTTGTGGAACTTGACCCAGGTCAGGCTTTTGGGACTGGAACCCATCCTACAACCGCCATGTGCTTAAATAAGATAACAGAGCTAATAAAGACAGACGACAAGGTCTTAGACGTTGGTTGTGGTTCTGGAGTTCTATCTATAACCGCTGCTAAACATGGAGCCCACGACGTTATAGGGCTTGACGTTGACTCTACTGCTATTAGAGTAGCTAAGCAAAATTTAAAGCTTAATAACTGCGAAAACATAAAGTTTATCCGGGGAAGTTTAGATGATTTAGATACTTTAAGGGCTGACCTAGTGATAGTAAATATCATTGCAGATGTTATTTTGAGTATTTTACCAAATATAAGCCGGTACATTAAGGAAGATGGCCACTTAGTTCTTTCGGGTATTATTTTGCCTAGGCAAAAAGAAGTTGTAGAAAGTCTTAATAAAAATGGATATACTATTAAAGATATAGATACAGACGGTGACTGGGTATGCATAACAGCTCAGAGGTGGAGCGATGTTTAGGATTAATGTTGAAGAAAAGTTATATGTAGATAAGTTATTAGAGCTAACAAAAGAGGACTCTCATTACATTTGTAAAGTCTTGAGACTAACCAAAGGGGATAACATAAAAGTTTTTAATGAAGCCGGGGAATTTCTTTCCTCGGTTATTTCCGTTGATAAAAAAACTGTCTCGTTAAAAATTCTATCAAAATGTGAAACATCTGAAGTTGAGCCTCAAACTGATGTAGTTTTAGCATTTGGTTACCTTAAAGGCGATAAAAATGAGTTGGTAGTACAAAAAGCTACTGAACTAGGAGTTAACCATATTTGGCCTGTAATTACCGATAGAACCGTAGCAAAAATGGACGATAAAAAGATCGCAAAAAAAGTAGAAAGGCTTCAAAAGATAAGTAAAGAAGCTACAGAGCAATGTGGTAGGCTAAAGGTGCCTAACATTAAAA from Proteinivorax hydrogeniformans harbors:
- the hemW gene encoding radical SAM family heme chaperone HemW, with product MSGLYIHIPYCNTKCSYCDFVSYTNTKTIDKYINALKNEITLNQKTLKDLKPSTIFIGGGTPTLVPVHLMHDLFKELSQVINISDVKEWTIEANPKTISLEKLNAYKQIGINRISLGVQSLQQGLLDLISRKHTPAEAIKAIQLAQGVGFENISVDLLYGLPNQTTANILDDIKRLVNEEVKHISFYGLQLEEGTPLHERVNSGRITLPKEEDIKKQYLQAVDLLTNYGYKQYEISNFSKPNFKSLHNLGYWNRGNYLGLGVASHSKIAKKRFYNTNSLNEYLSTLEGNKLPIKESQVLKKSEEKLEQVMLKLRTDMGIPLKQFTNCPKFSLYHDNLISNSLAVNEKGTLKLTANGYLLSNKIIADLWNFIE
- the hrcA gene encoding heat-inducible transcriptional repressor HrcA, with the protein product MAKNDILCIVSTQAYRVLTRKMGVDYMVDLGARKREILKAIVLDYINTAEPIGSRTLAKRHQIGFSPATIRNEMADLEELGFLVQPHTSSGRIPSQLGYRIFVDDLMERDRLKREEAHKLKTMYSKKLSDLNLLIEHTATTLSKITNYTSVVVSTERPGLEIKHLDYVQLSDREGLILFVTENGSVEHKKIRFSAPFKSEEIEIILQVLRSKLVGNKLTKSVAQLVSEIQNEFYNFSPILLEFTESILSSLFKTQNTKVATGGTSNFLSQPEFNDINKIRSLLSILEQNSILLDLLEQNSQEEGVNVKIGNELIVSQFHDCSLVSTTFNIDGISTGKIGVIGPQRMDYGKVMKVLEYISSNFDQLIE
- the grpE gene encoding nucleotide exchange factor GrpE, giving the protein MAKENKEEIKEENQQEQKEEHAENEKPENSDENQNQTKQEYQAEIQSLKNDLKREEEKNEQILGQLARLQADFDNFRKRTTKEKSDIIKSANSDLILKLLPVLDNFELALQNQQEDGFRKGVEMILRQLVDTLEKEGLQEIDALNKPFDPTLHEAVMQEDNDTVEENTVIEVMRKGYLLNDKLLRPSMVKVSK
- the dnaK gene encoding molecular chaperone DnaK codes for the protein MGKVIGIDLGTTNSVISVMEGGEPTVIANAEGSRTTPSVVGFTKDGERLVGQTAKNQAITNPNTVASVKRHMGTNHKEKVGDKEYTPQEISAFTLQKLKADAESYLGDKVSQAVITVPAYFSDSQRQATKDAGKIAGLEVLRIINEPTAAALAYGLDKAEEDQTVLVFDLGGGTFDVSVLELGENVVEVRATSGNNRLGGDDFDERVVEYLTAEFKKQTGIDLSKDKTAVQRLKDAAEKAKIELSNVVNTNVNLPFISANENGPQHLDISLTRAKFNELTADLVEKTMKPTERALKDSGFSASEIDKVILVGGSTRIPAVQEAISKKLGKEPSKGVNPDEVVAMGAAIQAGVLAGDVKDVLLLDVTPLSLGIETLGGVFTKLIERNTTIPTSKSQVFSTAADNQPSVDIHVLQGEREMAQYNKTLGRFTLDGIPPAPRGVPQIEVTFDIDANGIVNVSAKDKGTNKEQKITIQSSSGIDDEEIDRMVKEAEEYAEEDQKRKEQVEIRNNADNLVYTTEKTLKDLGDKVENEQKESIEKLVEDVKEALKGEDTDKIKEASDKLSEELHKISSKIYEQQAAEQQAQQGGEQTQQQDEDVVDADFTEVDDEDK
- the dnaJ gene encoding molecular chaperone DnaJ — translated: MLNKRDYYEVLGVDKNASEQEVKKAYRKLARKYHPDVNPGNKEAETKFKEAKEAYEVLSNPQKRQQYDQFGHADFDGGFGGAGGQGFGGQGFGGFEDIFDSFFGGGFGGRTARRTGPTRGNDLRYDMNITFEEAAFGVEKNIEVEKMERCDKCRGTGAKSEDSIKHCSTCNGSGEVRRTQNTPLGQFVSSSPCPTCGGEGTQIKDPCTECNGQGKYRKRKTINVNIPAGVDHGSRLRVSGEGEPGNKGGPSGDLYVYLGVKPHPKFKRRDNQVLSEETISYVQGALGVEIEVDTLDGKGKLKVPAGTQSGTVFKLKNKGIPYLRGSGRGDHHVKVKVTIPKKVSKEERDLLQQLAELRGEKIDETDKGFISRVKDAFK
- the prmA gene encoding 50S ribosomal protein L11 methyltransferase, with translation MEWLEVKIVTDTEELEVLNNYIHELGIGGVVIEDPSTIESYIEDNKWDAYSEQLLDLSENIVVKCYLPMDNQVFDTLSAIKTFVQLHCEKTDESKVTTSQLSESDWENHWKQYFKPVEVAPNLIIKPPWESYEPKSKAVVVELDPGQAFGTGTHPTTAMCLNKITELIKTDDKVLDVGCGSGVLSITAAKHGAHDVIGLDVDSTAIRVAKQNLKLNNCENIKFIRGSLDDLDTLRADLVIVNIIADVILSILPNISRYIKEDGHLVLSGIILPRQKEVVESLNKNGYTIKDIDTDGDWVCITAQRWSDV
- a CDS encoding RsmE family RNA methyltransferase; the protein is MFRINVEEKLYVDKLLELTKEDSHYICKVLRLTKGDNIKVFNEAGEFLSSVISVDKKTVSLKILSKCETSEVEPQTDVVLAFGYLKGDKNELVVQKATELGVNHIWPVITDRTVAKMDDKKIAKKVERLQKISKEATEQCGRLKVPNIKIFKGLTSFCDEIDAKDSLIIPWEKEKKASLDPCKIKTKGRLILFIGPEGGIAGEEIQRFKSHHTISLGKRILRAETAAISATTVVMYALGELGG